In one Winogradskyella sp. MH6 genomic region, the following are encoded:
- a CDS encoding alpha-ketoacid dehydrogenase subunit alpha/beta, translated as MNKDILKKGFSNLCTAKAMAELYEENFKQVSKYVHATSRGHEAIQTAIGMQLLPQDYAFPYYRDDAMLLAFGLQPYDLMLQLLAKKDDPFSGGRTYYSHPSLKDADKPKIPHQSSATGMQAIPATGVAMGLQYLEKQGLQNSNVILEDSEELQLNPITVCSLGDASVTEGEIAEAFQMAALKQMPILYLVQDNGWDISANEAETRAQSAFEYAQGFHGLEAISIDGANFIESYEALEKVIKTIREERRPFLVHAKVPLLNHHTSGVRMEWYRDDLEEAKSRDPYPVIKQQLLDNGFSEKEISEIEKEVKEKVLSDFEKAQKAEDPKPEDLFTHDFAPTPITEEKGERSPEGAEKVVMVDCALFAVEELMKEHPECLLYGQDVGGRLGGVFREAATLAQKFGDDRVFNTPIQEAFIVGSTVGMSAVGLKPIVEVQFADYIWPGLNQLFTEVSRSCYLSNGKWAVSMILRVPIGAYGSGGPYHSSSVESVVTNIRGIKIAYPSNGADLKGLMKAAYHDPNPVVILEHKGLYWSKVPGTQGATSVEPAEDYVLPFGKAWLLQEIWKQDDVETCTIVTYGMGVHWAMNASGELGLKDQIEVIDLRTLYPLDEATIMKSVKKTGKCLVVTEEPSNNSFARALSGKIQEECFKYLDAPVMTIGSENMPAIPLNSTLEQTMIPSIEKVKAKIEMLLDY; from the coding sequence TGAAGAAAACTTCAAACAAGTTTCAAAATACGTTCATGCTACATCAAGAGGTCATGAAGCTATTCAGACCGCTATAGGTATGCAATTGTTACCGCAAGATTATGCATTTCCGTATTACAGAGACGATGCGATGTTGTTGGCTTTTGGATTGCAGCCTTATGATTTAATGTTGCAGTTGTTGGCAAAAAAAGATGATCCTTTTTCTGGAGGAAGAACATACTATTCGCATCCGAGTTTAAAAGATGCTGATAAGCCTAAAATTCCACACCAATCCTCAGCAACAGGTATGCAAGCTATTCCTGCAACAGGAGTCGCAATGGGTTTGCAATATTTGGAAAAACAGGGACTTCAAAATTCAAATGTCATTCTGGAGGATAGTGAAGAATTGCAATTAAACCCAATCACTGTTTGTAGTTTAGGCGATGCATCAGTCACCGAAGGCGAAATTGCGGAAGCCTTTCAAATGGCAGCTTTAAAGCAAATGCCAATTCTATATTTGGTGCAGGACAACGGTTGGGATATTTCGGCAAATGAAGCAGAAACCAGAGCGCAAAGTGCTTTTGAATATGCGCAAGGTTTTCACGGATTAGAAGCCATTTCTATAGACGGAGCTAATTTTATTGAAAGCTACGAAGCTTTAGAAAAAGTTATAAAAACAATTCGTGAAGAGCGTCGTCCATTTTTGGTTCATGCCAAAGTACCGTTGTTAAATCACCATACTTCTGGTGTGCGAATGGAATGGTATAGAGATGATTTGGAAGAAGCAAAATCACGTGACCCTTATCCAGTTATTAAACAACAATTATTGGATAATGGGTTTTCAGAAAAGGAAATTTCAGAAATAGAAAAAGAGGTTAAAGAAAAAGTGCTATCTGATTTTGAAAAAGCACAAAAAGCAGAAGACCCAAAACCTGAAGATTTATTTACGCACGATTTTGCACCAACTCCAATTACCGAGGAAAAAGGTGAACGTTCACCAGAAGGTGCTGAAAAAGTGGTGATGGTAGATTGCGCTTTATTTGCTGTTGAAGAATTAATGAAAGAGCATCCAGAATGTTTGCTTTACGGTCAAGATGTAGGTGGACGACTTGGAGGTGTTTTTCGTGAGGCAGCGACTTTAGCGCAGAAATTTGGTGATGACAGAGTTTTCAATACACCAATTCAAGAAGCTTTTATTGTAGGTTCAACCGTTGGGATGAGTGCAGTAGGACTTAAGCCAATTGTTGAGGTTCAGTTTGCCGATTACATCTGGCCAGGACTCAATCAATTATTTACCGAAGTAAGCCGTAGTTGTTATTTAAGTAACGGAAAATGGGCTGTAAGTATGATTTTGCGTGTGCCAATTGGTGCTTATGGTAGTGGTGGACCTTACCATTCGTCTTCAGTAGAAAGTGTGGTGACCAATATTCGAGGTATAAAAATAGCTTATCCAAGTAATGGAGCAGATTTAAAAGGCTTAATGAAAGCAGCGTATCACGATCCAAATCCAGTAGTAATTTTAGAACACAAAGGCTTGTATTGGTCTAAGGTTCCGGGAACGCAAGGCGCAACTTCTGTAGAACCTGCCGAAGATTACGTATTACCTTTTGGAAAAGCTTGGTTGTTACAGGAAATCTGGAAGCAAGACGATGTAGAAACGTGTACCATTGTAACTTATGGAATGGGTGTGCATTGGGCAATGAATGCTTCAGGAGAATTGGGTTTAAAAGACCAAATAGAAGTTATAGATTTGAGAACACTTTATCCTTTAGATGAAGCAACCATAATGAAGTCGGTTAAGAAAACAGGTAAATGCTTAGTAGTAACCGAAGAGCCAAGTAATAATAGTTTTGCGAGAGCCTTATCTGGAAAAATTCAAGAAGAATGCTTTAAATATTTGGATGCACCAGTAATGACAATTGGTAGTGAAAATATGCCTGCGATTCCATTGAATTCCACATTAGAGCAAACCATGATTCCTTCTATTGAAAAAGTGAAAGCTAAAATTGAAATGTTATTAGATTATTAA
- a CDS encoding cold-shock protein: protein MSTGTVKFFNDSKGFGFITEEGNSKEHFVHISGLVDEVREGDNVEFDLTEGKKGLNAVNVKVI, encoded by the coding sequence ATGAGTACTGGTACAGTAAAATTTTTTAATGACTCTAAAGGTTTTGGATTCATAACAGAAGAAGGAAACAGCAAAGAGCATTTTGTACACATTTCTGGTTTAGTTGATGAGGTTAGAGAAGGTGACAATGTAGAATTCGATTTAACAGAAGGAAAAAAAGGATTAAATGCAGTTAATGTAAAAGTTATATAA